The Methylophilus sp. TWE2 region CGTTGCAACTGCTCAGTCGTAATTGTAGTAGTCGGCAAAGTCGAGTTAATTCCTGATTCTTCCTTTACTTTTTTATCTGTCACTGATACTTCGGGCAAAGTATCCACATTTTCAGTATCCTCGTTCTTTTTTTCAGCCTGCTCATTTTGAATGGTTGCCTCAACCTCCGCGACAGTACTTTCACTTACCTGTTCGGCTGCATGTCCAGCAGCAGTAAACACCCAAAAGCAAAGACAGATTTGCAATATATCTAAACCAACAAGTATCAACTTATTATTTTTCATGTGTTGCCACACTTGCATAGCGCATTTCGCCATAAGAACTTTACTTAACGGAAAACGAAGAAGTAAAGGGGCTAAAACGCCCCTTTGTTGTGAGTGCTTTAATTGAAATTAGGCTTTATTTTTACGCGCGCGACGCGTTGCCAATGTCAACAAACCTAAACCCATCATGCCGTAAGTCTCAGGTTCTGGTACTGCGGTAACAGCCACAGTGGCTAGCGCTACTTGATCCAGGCTCATGTGAGGTGCTGAGGCGCTAAATGTAAATGTATAAAGACTATCGCCCGCAACGTTAGCCCATTTCCAGTAAACCTCTTGCTCGGCACTCTCGCCCCCCATCACAATGGTAATCGGGCCGATGGTATTCACTTCTGAAGCGCTGGCGGAAGCGCCATTCAACGTAGCGGTGATATTAGGTACGGAACCTAATGTGCCTATACGCAGATATACATCATATAGCCCGTCCACATCCCCTCCACCAAGCGTGGTAGTGAATTGCATACCGACTGCGCCAGCGAAAATACCTAATCCATAAATATTGGAGCCATTTGAATATCCGCCAGATTGAGCCGGATTATTTAATGTAAGGTTCGCAGTCGCATTTGTGGAAACATCTGGTGTTGAATCATTAATGCTTTCAATGTCGGTCCACTCAGCGAATTGCGACAACGTTGAACCTGCCCACGGTGCAGTGGTATCCCACGCATTGGCAGTTGCAAATGCAGACCCACTAAAAGTGACACCCAATGCCAAAGCTAATACTGATAATTTCATGATTTGAATCTCCTCAACGAGCACCTGTGCCCCTTCCTCACGAAGGCCATGGCGCCACCTCTAAAATAAGTCTCACGGACCCACACCGTTGAGTATTTCAATCACCATGCAAACACATGGTTATAAAACTGAAATCAAGAGAATAAATTCTGGTTATTTTTCTACCGCAGCCTCAAAGTCAACGACAAATCGGTATTGCTTGCCGCAATCGATAATGACTTCTTTTTGCCCGCGTTTTAACAAGCGAATATCTACCTTGATGCTGCCAAAACCGTCATGAGCTATCAGCTCATCCAGTAATTCGAGCA contains the following coding sequences:
- a CDS encoding PEP-CTERM sorting domain-containing protein, with amino-acid sequence MKLSVLALALGVTFSGSAFATANAWDTTAPWAGSTLSQFAEWTDIESINDSTPDVSTNATANLTLNNPAQSGGYSNGSNIYGLGIFAGAVGMQFTTTLGGGDVDGLYDVYLRIGTLGSVPNITATLNGASASASEVNTIGPITIVMGGESAEQEVYWKWANVAGDSLYTFTFSASAPHMSLDQVALATVAVTAVPEPETYGMMGLGLLTLATRRARKNKA